From the Porites lutea chromosome 5, jaPorLute2.1, whole genome shotgun sequence genome, the window TCATTATTACTTTGGCTATGTGTTTTTACAGGTAAAACTGAACCTCAGTTGGCCACTCATGTCTTGCAATTCATTTTCATAAGTGACAGTGGATTTCGCTTTCCTGTTGCACAGTTCCCATCTGGTGAATGCTCCCCGAGCGATCTGTATTTTAACTTCTGGAAAGGCGTCAGGAAAATGCTGGAGTTTGGTTTCGTGTAAGCTGCGGACTTGTGATGTTTCTTGACATATATGCATACCTCTACTTTAGCATCCTAGAACAACATAACAGTAcattaaattatcattttttacaACGACATGCATTAATAGGATAGTGAAAGATTGATgtcaattttaaaacaacaaatggGGTTGAGTAATCCAACCAATTCATGTAATTGATGACAGCCAATTTGAATTACTTTGGAGCACTCTAAAATCTTTACCCACTTATAAGAAAAGATCCTAGCCACATCATATCAGAATCAAAACTGAACTTACCACTTTCTTTCCCTGAGTTTAATGTCCTTATCTGGTGATTCCGGAATCGATGGAACcaatatatgaaaataattataatagcAACAGgcattcagaaaaaaaagtcaagTGAAGGCATGTAAGTGAATTCCAGGATGCTCAACttatgattttttgttttttttggattACATTAGCACCATCTGAATCAACATGCTCTACATTTTTTATGAATCATAGCAGGGCACTCTTCTTGGAATTACATCTTGAAAATGCTTTCCAAGGTGCTAATGTCAAAGATAgtgaaaatatattatttttcattgaatttgGGCAAATTACCCACAACCAAAACATTCACTAACTATAAAACACAGCTATGATAACAAATTAGATTTCAACTCCAATATAAAAAATTGTCTTTCTAATTCTTTCTGTCCACTTCAGGATATATTGGAGTATTATGGATGGAGCAGACTGTAACAGACAGTTTATCAGAATGCACTTTAGAGGAAGGGATCCTGTGAAGGATAAGTTTATAACTTCAAACATCCACACTGGAACACCAATGGTTTTTGTCATGGATCCAAAGGTAGATTTAGGCACAAAATTTATTCCTCTCCAAAGATATAGCAACAATCTATACTTTACTATTTTTCAAAGTCAATTTCAACCAGAAAGAATCAACCTAGGCTATGTGTATAGTAAAACTAAATGGCTACAAAGTGAATAACATTTTGAAACTAGGTTCTTAATGTGTTACATTTTCCCTCACTTGGGAAAAGTATGTCGTTTGGAGGGCTTATTTATAAAGAGGTTTGTTACAATGAGGTTGaacttttaaaatgacattgacATGTACTGTGGTCCTTATacatattaatttatttttttctctcagcaCAACATAAAGAAGATCAGGAACAATATAGAAAAGAGCAATGCAAGTGGTAAACCCCGATGTCTAATGATAAAGGGCAGGAATGTGACCTGGCAGTATTTCAAAGATGCCTTCAACTGGGATCAGAAGTCCTTCAGTCTTCCTCTGCATGAAAAGTTAACTGACCAACATTTCAATCTTGACCCAGCCTCAAAAATGAGAAATCATTTAGCCGAAGATGTACTTGACGATAAGATGCTATTTTTAATGCAGGTGAAAGACAGTTCAAACCTTAACTTTGATTTAAGTGCCGTTATTAGGTGAGATTTGCAGAGCAGTTTCCTATTGGAAATACTGAAATTGCTACAAGCTGTTGAAGTGACTGACGGTGCGTAGTTTGTCAAGACATGACATTGAAATGAACCCTCTCGGAAAGAAATAACccacaataaatgaaaaaactATATCAATTAAAAAACTATAATCAGCAAAATCAGGATGAAATTTCTTACGAAGTTAAAATATTGTTGTATCAATGTTttgaattaataaaaatttgaaGGTTTCCTTTTGTATGATGATTATTTCAACAGAAATACCAAGAGAACATGATGGGACAAGGAAAAGACAGCTCTCACCTCGACAGCACAATATCATTGTTGGTTCATACATCCAAACTGGTTAATCTTTTTAATGACAGACTAGTGATCAGATCAAATGCAGATCCTCGCCTTGGACAACTTAatcaatttcacaaatttatgaATGATTGGAGAAGTGAAAGctcagaaaacaacaaccagttTGTTTCTTCTAAACTATGGTTTGACTTGCAATCTATGTGCCTGGGTTTTGGTTCCATGGTTGCAGTGAAACAAGCACAATTTCCACAATCCATAATTAAACCTGCAATAATCAACCAGGATGGTGTAGAAAATCACTTTTGTCAAGTAAGATCATGTAATGGTCAAAATAACAATCCAACCTATCTGCAACAGGAATCAACACAGAACTCCATTCGTTTTGGCCAAACGACCATCAGCCCCAAAAGCAATGTTGGAGCAGCTAATGAACATTCTTCTTCAGCTTGTTCAATGCCAACCGGAAAAAGGCGCAAAACCGCTAAAACTGAGTAGAATGTAATTTATTTGCCTCGATTGAATGTTCCAATGGAGCTACCTGCTATCCTGAACCGCATGCGCAGTCCACCATGTTCTTCATCATGCACTGTCTCTACGACCTGGAACTCCCTGTCATCCACTGGAGCAGTAAACGGTATTGATCTTGTCCCCTTTAAGGCTTCAATgagagttttagccaattctaTCTTGGTATCACGCCGTCTGACAGGGACCTCATAGGCCTCACAAAGCAACAGTAATTGGGCTCTTGTATAAACACGGGCAAAGACACTTGCGTCATCATTGTACTTGCCAATAAAATGTATCAGCCGCGCATGCGAAGAAACCTTCTGTTCTGACCGGTCCTTGAGAATATCCTGTCAATAAAATATACATGTGCATTCGGtaaatgttgtggttcaatttgcTACTTTTTCCATACTTTATACTTACTGTACAACCACATACATTTACTTTGCAAGCAGCAATTTCATCATTAAACATTGCATTTCACACAAATAGTTGTTATGAATGGAGGCATAAAATGTATCCATAATAAGTGTATGGGGCTGTCCGGACATCTAAccttttatttccctttgtgtttaggaataaaaatacataataaatagaggatattacatggccgattcataatgaagattttcacacattcTCTATACAATAGGTGAAAGTTAGAACCGGAAACgaaaggttccatgcacagtttcagttcaATTTACACAGGTTTGATCTGAAAACATTCTCAGTGTGGagaattattaaatttattctAAAGCATAAGAAAAGAATTAATTAGAAGTTGGAATTTTTGCCTAGTATTTCTCTTTCTCATTTTACAAACGGTTCATTTGAAAGTCctcgaatttctgtaatcgcgGACCTTCGTTCTGCAAGTGATAATCTAGCCGTTGATTCACTAGTCTTGCTTGTTTCAGTTGTTTGGGACTGAGTCTTATTTCCGCAAAGAGATCGAGGAAGAGTGCCTGGCAAATtctttccaatcaaagatttgtgactCGTGTCCCTCCAAGTGTTTATAcacaccttataacttcatctgcgtttaacgagtgtctttaATTTTGGTCCAtcactttcaaaacagctgctccacagaatgtcactgataaccaCTGTGATACTACCGtatgttttacgtcatccttaAACCATCTCTTACTTGCGGGCGCGAACAATAGAAAACGTCATCATTAACCTACTATagcgattcctcgcggcccctctGAAAGTACTGTAAGTGCTTTCCTTAATTTGCGCGCGAGCTACTAGAGTGCTTCCTCGGGAGTTCGCCTTCTgagcgaaatccctgcgggagCAATAACGTGTTTATTGTCACCGGAGTCACTAATAGCCTCCAAAATATAGCTTTTAAAGTCGAAGTCATATCCAAGACGCGAGTTAATTCTCAATGCCCAATTACCGAATACTCTCAGTGAGAACCCCTTCATGTAAAGGTACACTAAATGGAATCCCACTTTCACTTGCGAGACAAGGTGGGTGCTCTAAAATTACAGTACACTTATTTTACCTCGAATGATACGCTGTCTGACTTCTCTTGATTCTTTTTCTGTCGCTGAAGGACTCGCTTTCTCAATTCTGAGCTCTTTTTAAGTTGGAAGCTTCTTCGATAGTCCCGCAAATACTGCGCTGTTCCCATGTGCAAATAGCGTTCAATGACAGATTCTAAAATATTCCGTATTAAATCCTAAAAAAGGAACATGAATGAGTTACAATAagtgaaagaaaattaaagataacaaAATTCCAAGTGGATTGATTGTTTTACGATTATCTGCaccttcttttccttcacatccTCGCTCTTGAAACACTGTTGCCATTTCAAACTTATTTCGTCGTCTTGGATCAGCTTTCGGTGGGCCTCTTCGACCATATTTGCTCCCTCTCTGCGCAACATATGATCGTTTAACAAATGAACTCGTTGTTTCTCTAGGTACATGAAGAATTTATAGACAGCATCCTCTATATGTATCAGTCCCCTTTCTCTATATTGCCGTGCCTCTGTCACCTGCAGGGTGTCTTTGTGCTGGCTCTCCTCCT encodes:
- the LOC140937503 gene encoding uncharacterized protein — encoded protein: MSLLGRVNLALDYVQKSSFCKGISLSDGDSIQDYLVPYVTGSFKDLSKEKQERSTVAFSSKCKIFSVQGLPCSECNHLLKLHNLKKMRRERRSGVHRNCNKRYMRKEDVVLQLNQQKKQRFNAERRETYWREKFESESLQLEKEDHRDLSTILHNIDKSKVPHEMECLWTQQKSIMATKSKRGYRWHPKIIRLCIDLYCKNPHVLDPLRKFIILPSNRTIRLYKNKVEEKPGWNDQVLKWCLETAQEKNLREEDYWGGFVIDEMKIQESLEMVVKHGKHRLVGFVDLGEGHDLMTSLSGKTEPQLATHVLQFIFISDSGFRFPVAQFPSGECSPSDLYFNFWKGVRKMLEFGFVIYWSIMDGADCNRQFIRMHFRGRDPVKDKFITSNIHTGTPMVFVMDPKHNIKKIRNNIEKSNASGKPRCLMIKGRNVTWQYFKDAFNWDQKSFSLPLHEKLTDQHFNLDPASKMRNHLAEDVLDDKMLFLMQKYQENMMGQGKDSSHLDSTISLLVHTSKLVNLFNDRLVIRSNADPRLGQLNQFHKFMNDWRSESSENNNQFVSSKLWFDLQSMCLGFGSMVAVKQAQFPQSIIKPAIINQDGVENHFCQVRSCNGQNNNPTYLQQESTQNSIRFGQTTISPKSNVGAANEHSSSACSMPTGKRRKTAKTE